The sequence GTATTCTGCGAATTAAATCATGGCAAGGATGCGGTTGTTGAAAATCACAGGGCCTGTGATTACATTGTTGTTCCTTTTGGCAGCAAGGATAGTAATGATGTAGCAACCTCTGTTCGTGAAATGGTGATTCCGGTATGCCGGGACTGCATTGATGCCTTGCAGGGTGATGAATGGACGCTGTTGTATTGTTTTGAATGTTCAAGCAGTCGCTGGGTTCTGCGGGAAGTTGCAAAGAATCAGTACCGGCACCATGTCCTCTGGCTCAGGGGATGCCCCGATTGCACCAGTAAGTTTGGCGGTATCTATTTTAATGATTTTCCTGAGGCGGTTGATGTCTCGCTTTTAACAAATATAAAAGTCCGCAACGCTGCCTGAACCATGTTTCATACTTGACAAACATCTTCACCGGCAATGATACTTCTCCATAAAGGCATAGTAACTGTTAACCTTAAAAAGGAGGGTGTCATGGCTGAAAGTTATTATAAAATTGTCGAGTTGATCGGTGCCAGCGATGTTTCCTGGGAGGCTGCAGCCAGAGGTGTTGTTGAAGAGGCGGCAAAAAGCCTTAAGGATCTGAGGATCGGCGAAGTCACCAAGCTGGATATGAAGATGGAGAACGGTAAGGTTGCCATGTTCCGGGCACGGGTGAGCGTTTCTTTCAAGTATCATTCCTGAAAACTATTTGGAATATGGGGCTTCGTTCTTCCCTGCACCATCTGCAGGCAACCGAGGTTTTTCTTGCGCTGAAAAGAACAAGTCTCTCCTGATGCGGTGGCTTGTTCTTTTCATTGCCAGCTGTCGCCTGAGATGAAAGAGAGATGAAGCAGGAATCAGACCGTGAACGTTTGCAGACTGTCCGACAGGAAATCGTCGACCTCCTTATGGCGAAAGAGATGAATGCACGGGATATATCACAGGAGGTCAGCATCCGGGAAAAAGATGTTTATAAGCATCTCGATCATATTGCCCGGACAGCAGTCACCCATGGACAAAAGCTTGTAGTTCGGCCAAGTTGCTGCTATGACTGTGGTTTTGTGTTTTCTGAGCGCAGTCGCCTCACCAGGCCTGGCCGCTGTCCTCAATGCAAAAAAAGTCATATAGCGCCGCCGGTATTTACAATCGGCCAGCGTTAACATTTAACCGGCAATTACTTCAATTTCCCGGGGCCCGGATTTTTTCTGAAACCGTCAAGCATGTGGCCGAAGGCAAGCAGGGGATGATGCCGGATCATCCGGGGTCCGGCATAGCGCATTACCTCTCGAATTTTCTGCCGCATTTCTGGTTTATAGCAATGGATCGGGCAATTGCCGCAGGTTGTTTTATTCTCCTGAAACGGGCAGTTTTTGAGGCGCAGTTTCACGTACTCAGCAAGTTTCTGGCATTCTGTGCAAAGTTCCTGTTTGGTTTTATGATGGTCCCGGCAATAAAGCTTGAGCATCAACTCAACGGTTTTTCTCTCTCTGTTCATCCGGGGATGGAGGGGTGTGTTGTTCTCCATGATACTTACCGGGGAAGTTTTTTGTCCGGGAATTGCAGGATCAGTTCGCCGGCAGCCTGAGGGTTGATCCCAATCCCCTTGGCGATTGCACTCCAGCTTTTGCCGTCTTTTTTGAATTGCGAAACCAGAGTTTCCGGATTTTGCTCACCGGCATGCGCCAGAATAAAAACCAGGGCAAGTTCCTTTTCATTCAAACCTGATGTTTTGATTTTTCGGATTGTTTCAATGGGGATCGAAAAGAAATTTGCAAGGGATTGATCAGCAACTTCTGCTGCGGCCTGATCCATTGAAATTTCTGATTTGATACTTTGAAGGAGCGGGTTTTTTTGTAATGATTCGTTCATGGCTGGATCAGAGATAATTGCTGACCAGCTTTTCCCTTGCTTACGTTGACTGAGGAGTTCTTTGAGGTCAACTCCGGTTGTTGCAGCGATTTTCAGTCCGATCAGCAAATCATTCTGCCCGACCCCCTGTTTCATTTTAAGCATGACAATTTCTTTTTTGGGGATGTTGAATGCCTTGGAAACAAAACTGTTAAAGGCTGTTGCCAGGATATAGTCGTCGGCAGCAAATGGTTTGGCAGGATTATAGGAGCGGTCTTTGAAGCAATGGCAATTGGTTGCTGATTCTGCCAAGGCTAAAGAGCCAAAGCCTGAAAATAGCAGAAGAACGGTAATGATCGAAATGGTGATTCTGGTTTGAGGTCGGTTCATTGATGTTTCTCCTCTTTCGCATTCATAAGTACAGGCTCAGGCTTTTGGGTATTAAGATAGGCATTGATCTCTTTTTCAATCTGTGATTCGGTTTCGTCCCCTAAAACATGAACCCTGACCACATCTTTTAACAGGCAAGTGCCAATTGAACATTTGGTGCAGCCGATACCGTATCTGTCCAGGATTTCGCCGATCTCGGCATATCTTCTAATAACATCAATGATTGGGGAATCTCCTAGATTATTAGGCAGTTCCAT comes from Pseudomonadota bacterium and encodes:
- a CDS encoding nitrous oxide-stimulated promoter family protein, which encodes MENNTPLHPRMNRERKTVELMLKLYCRDHHKTKQELCTECQKLAEYVKLRLKNCPFQENKTTCGNCPIHCYKPEMRQKIREVMRYAGPRMIRHHPLLAFGHMLDGFRKNPGPGKLK
- a CDS encoding dodecin family protein, which codes for MAESYYKIVELIGASDVSWEAAARGVVEEAAKSLKDLRIGEVTKLDMKMENGKVAMFRARVSVSFKYHS
- a CDS encoding transcriptional regulator — its product is MKQESDRERLQTVRQEIVDLLMAKEMNARDISQEVSIREKDVYKHLDHIARTAVTHGQKLVVRPSCCYDCGFVFSERSRLTRPGRCPQCKKSHIAPPVFTIGQR